The Thermobispora bispora DSM 43833 genome window below encodes:
- a CDS encoding arginine repressor yields the protein MTIPLTKAARQARIVELLTRHKVRSQAELARLLAEQGVEVTQATLSRDLDELGALRLRADDGTLVYALPGEGGGRIPLYRTGSGTAENPDARLRRIAEELLVSAEASANLVILRTPPGAAQFLASAIDHADWESILGTVAGDDTILVISRDPQGGEALAKALLDLTNRRPGDAVRNRAIGEENNG from the coding sequence GTGACCATCCCGCTCACCAAGGCCGCCCGGCAGGCGCGTATCGTGGAACTGCTGACCCGGCACAAGGTCCGGTCGCAGGCCGAGCTCGCCAGGCTCCTGGCGGAGCAGGGGGTCGAGGTCACCCAGGCGACGCTCTCCCGGGACCTCGACGAGCTGGGCGCGCTGCGGCTGCGGGCCGACGACGGCACGCTGGTGTACGCCCTCCCCGGGGAGGGCGGAGGCCGCATCCCGCTCTACCGCACGGGGAGCGGCACGGCGGAGAACCCGGACGCGCGCCTCCGGCGGATCGCCGAGGAGCTCCTCGTCTCGGCCGAGGCCTCCGCCAACCTGGTCATCCTGCGCACGCCCCCGGGGGCCGCGCAGTTCCTGGCGTCCGCCATCGACCACGCCGACTGGGAGTCCATCCTCGGCACCGTGGCGGGGGACGACACGATCCTCGTCATCAGCAGGGATCCGCAGGGCGGCGAAGCCCTGGCCAAGGCCTTGCTCGACCTCACCAACCGCCGCCCAGGCGACGCCGTACGTAATCGTGCGATTGGAGAAGAGAACAATGGCTGA
- a CDS encoding argininosuccinate synthase, with the protein MADRVVLAYSGGLDTSVAIPYLAEKMGAEVIAVAVDVGQGGEDMEVIRKRALDCGAVEAVVVDAREEFARDFCFPALRANALYMDRYPLVSALSRPLIVKHLAEAARKYKGTHVAHGCTGKGNDQVRFEAGLAALNPDLKVVAPARDFAWTRDKAIAFAEEKGLPIDVTKKSPYSIDQNLWGRAVETGFLEDIWNAPTEELYAYTSDPSVPREPDEVVITFSEGVPVALDGRELSPYELIAELNRRAGAQGVGRLDMVEDRLVGIKSREVYEAPAAIALITAHMELENVTVERDLARFKRTVDQRWGELVYDGLWYSPLKRALDAFIAETQRHVSGDIRMVLHGGRAVVTGRRSEDSLYDYSLATYDSGDAFDQSLAKGFVQLWSLPSKIAAARDARRS; encoded by the coding sequence ATGGCTGACAGGGTTGTACTCGCCTACTCGGGCGGTCTGGACACATCCGTGGCCATCCCGTACCTCGCGGAGAAGATGGGGGCCGAGGTCATCGCCGTCGCCGTCGACGTCGGCCAGGGCGGCGAGGACATGGAGGTCATCCGGAAGCGCGCCCTCGACTGCGGCGCCGTCGAGGCGGTGGTCGTGGACGCCCGGGAGGAGTTCGCCCGGGACTTCTGCTTCCCCGCCCTGCGGGCGAACGCGCTCTACATGGACCGCTACCCGCTGGTCAGCGCCCTGTCCCGGCCGCTGATCGTCAAGCACCTCGCCGAGGCCGCGCGGAAGTACAAGGGCACCCACGTGGCGCACGGCTGCACCGGCAAGGGCAACGACCAGGTGCGGTTCGAGGCCGGCCTGGCCGCGCTCAACCCCGACCTCAAGGTCGTCGCCCCGGCCCGCGACTTCGCCTGGACCCGGGACAAGGCCATCGCCTTCGCCGAGGAGAAGGGCCTCCCGATCGACGTCACCAAGAAGTCGCCGTACTCGATCGACCAGAACCTCTGGGGCCGCGCGGTCGAGACCGGCTTCCTGGAGGACATCTGGAACGCCCCCACCGAGGAGCTGTACGCCTACACCAGCGACCCCTCCGTGCCGCGGGAGCCGGACGAGGTGGTCATCACCTTCTCCGAGGGCGTCCCCGTGGCGCTCGACGGCCGGGAGCTGTCGCCGTACGAGCTGATCGCCGAGCTCAACCGGCGCGCGGGCGCGCAGGGCGTCGGGCGGCTCGACATGGTCGAGGACCGGCTCGTCGGGATCAAGTCGCGCGAGGTGTACGAGGCGCCGGCCGCCATCGCGCTGATCACCGCGCACATGGAGCTGGAGAACGTCACCGTCGAGCGCGACCTCGCCCGGTTCAAGCGGACCGTCGACCAGCGGTGGGGCGAGCTGGTCTACGACGGCCTGTGGTACTCGCCGCTCAAGCGGGCCCTCGACGCGTTCATCGCCGAGACCCAGCGGCACGTGTCCGGGGACATCCGGATGGTCCTGCACGGCGGGCGGGCCGTGGTGACCGGCCGCCGCTCGGAGGACTCGCTGTACGACTACTCGCTCGCCACCTACGACAGCGGCGACGCGTTCGACCAGTCGCTGGCCAAGGGCTTCGTCCAGCTCTGGTCGCTGCCCAGCAAGATCGCGGCCGCCCGGGACGCCCGCCGGTCGTGA
- the argF gene encoding ornithine carbamoyltransferase produces the protein MERRTGASPVRHFLRDDDLTPQEQARVLDLAAAMKKERAAGAGFTHRPLEGPKTVAVLFDKHSTRTRVSFAVAITELGGAPLILDAGTSQLGRGEPIEDTARVLCRQVAAIVWRTAGQERIEAMASASTVPVINALTDEFHPCQVLADLLTIREHRGSLAGQTLTYLGDGANNMAHSYLLGGATAGMHVRIAAPAGYRPDPAVLRRAEEIAAATGGSVAVLDDPVAAAAGAGVIATDTWVSMGQEGKEQRIAAFRPYQVNAELLRHAAPDAIVLHCLPAYRGMEITAEVIDGPQSVVWDEAENRLHAQKALLHWLLTGGGET, from the coding sequence ATGGAGCGTAGGACCGGGGCGAGCCCGGTGCGGCACTTCCTCAGGGACGACGACCTGACCCCGCAGGAGCAGGCGCGCGTGCTCGACCTCGCCGCGGCGATGAAGAAGGAGCGCGCGGCCGGGGCGGGGTTCACCCACCGCCCCCTGGAGGGCCCGAAGACCGTGGCCGTGCTGTTCGACAAGCACTCGACCCGGACCCGGGTCTCCTTCGCCGTCGCGATCACCGAGCTCGGCGGGGCGCCCCTGATCCTCGACGCGGGCACCTCCCAGCTCGGCCGGGGCGAGCCGATCGAGGACACCGCCCGGGTGCTGTGCCGGCAGGTCGCCGCGATCGTCTGGCGCACGGCGGGGCAGGAGCGGATCGAGGCGATGGCGTCCGCCTCGACCGTGCCGGTGATCAACGCGCTCACCGACGAGTTCCACCCCTGCCAGGTCCTCGCCGACCTGCTCACGATCCGGGAGCACCGGGGCTCGCTCGCCGGGCAGACCCTGACCTACCTCGGGGACGGCGCCAACAACATGGCCCACTCCTACCTGCTCGGCGGGGCCACGGCCGGGATGCACGTCCGGATCGCCGCGCCCGCCGGGTACCGGCCCGACCCCGCGGTCCTCCGCCGGGCCGAGGAGATCGCCGCGGCCACCGGCGGGTCGGTCGCGGTGCTCGACGACCCGGTCGCCGCGGCGGCCGGGGCCGGGGTGATCGCCACCGACACCTGGGTCTCCATGGGCCAGGAGGGCAAGGAGCAGCGGATCGCCGCGTTCCGGCCGTACCAGGTGAACGCGGAGCTGCTCCGCCACGCCGCGCCCGACGCGATCGTCCTGCACTGCCTGCCCGCCTACCGCGGCATGGAGATCACCGCCGAGGTGATCGACGGGCCGCAGAGCGTGGTGTGGGACGAGGCGGAGAACCGCCTGCACGCGCAGAAGGCACTGCTCCACTGGCTGCTCACCGGGGGTGGGGAGACGTGA